A part of Arachis hypogaea cultivar Tifrunner chromosome 12, arahy.Tifrunner.gnm2.J5K5, whole genome shotgun sequence genomic DNA contains:
- the LOC112728509 gene encoding potassium transporter 5 encodes MASEEQNHATHQDSDHHGDGLTGKNKILRRHDSLDMESRIFSNSSAHSKGPSMSMIMHLAFQSIGIVYGDIGTSPLYVYSSTFTDGIKHNDDILGVLSIIFYTITLIPLVKYVLIVLKANDNGDGGTFALYSLICRYAKVSLTPNQQIEDAEVSNYQLDLPENSTTKRASMVKSKLENSYFAKLFLLLVTMLGTSMVIGDGVLTPCISVLSAVGGLKEATSKITDERVVGISIGILICLFMVQRFGTDKVGYSFAPIICVWFLFIGGIGVYNFIKYDPIVIKALNPAYIVYYFRRNKKDAWISLGGVVLSITGTEALFADVGHFTVRSIQISMCSVTYPALILAYTGQASFLRKHNDLVSDTFYKSIPHKLYWPMFVVAVAAAIIASQAMISGTFSIIQQSLALGCFPRVKVVHTSTKYEGQVYVPEINFILMIACVAVTAGFKTTTKIGNAYGIAVVFVMTLTSALLVLVMIMIWKTNLLLIISYVLIIGSVELLYLSSVLYKFKDGGYLPLAFALFLMSIMYIWNDVYRKKYYYELDHKISPQSLKEIIANEKRLHRIPGFAIFYSELVQGIPPIFKHYVSNIPALHSVVVFISIKSLPISKISMEERFIFRRVEHDELKIFRCVVRYGYTDVRDEKEPLEDLLVRRLKSFVGEVRVLDSSQKVEEERMSDDGGEETIIEEIEKGLEGGIVHLIGESEVVASKGSGIGKKILINYAYNFLKKNLKQGDKVFDIPHERKVKVGMTYEL; translated from the exons ATGGCTTCAGAAGAGCAAAACCATGCTACTCATCAGGATTCTGATCATCATGGTGATGGCCTCACTGGAAAGAATAAGATATTAAGAAGACATGACTCTCTAGACATGGAATCTCGCATCTTCTCAAATTCTTCTGCTCACTCTAAA GGGCCATCGATGTCCATGATTATGCATCTAGCGtttcaaagcataggaattgTGTATGGAGACATAGGAACATCACCATTGTATGTTTATTCAAGCACTTTCACTGATGGCATAAAGCACAATGATGATATTTTGGGTGTTCTTTCTATCATCTTTTACACTATTACCCTCATTCCTCTTGTCAAATATGTCCTCATCGTCTTAAAGGCAAACGACAATGGCGATG gaggGACTTTTGCTTTGTACTCTCTAATATGCCGCTATGCCAAAGTTAGTCTTACTCCAAATCAACAAATTGAAGATGCAGAAGTTTCTAATTATCAGTTAGATTTGCCTGAGAATAGTACCACAAAGAGGGCTTCAATGGTTAAGTCAAAGCTTGAGAACAGTTACTTTGCAAAGCTCTTCTTGTTGCTCGTCACCATGCTTGGTACCTCCATGGTCATTGGGGATGGTGTACTCACTCCTTGCATCTCTG TTTTATCTGCTGTGGGAGGGCTCAAGGAAGCTACTTCAAAAATAACTGACG AGCGGGTTGTTGGGATATCGATAGGAATCTTGATATGCCTATTCATGGTTCAAAGGTTTGGAACAGATAAAGTTGGGTACAGTTTCGCCCCCATTATATGTGTTTGGTTTTTGTTCATTGGAGGCATCGGTGTCTACAATTTCATCAAGTATGATCCCATTGTTATCAAAGCACTAAATCCAGCATATATTGTATACTACTTTCGGAGGAACAAGAAGGATGCTTGGATTTCTCTTGGTGGCGTCGTTCTATCAATAACAG GAACTGAAGCACTATTTGCGGATGTTGGACATTTCACAGTGAGATCTATACAAATAAGCATGTGTTCTGTGACATATCCTGCTCTCATTCTGGCCTATACTGGACAAGCTTCATTCCTTCGCAAACACAATGATCTTGTTTCTGATACTTTCTACAAGTCCATACCAC ATAAACTATACTGGCCAATGTTTGTTGTTGCTGTGGCAGCAGCAATCATAGCATCTCAAGCGATGATCTCAGGAACATTCTCAATCATACAACAATCCTTAGCACTTGGATGTTTTCCTCGTGTCAAAGTTGTACATACATCAACCAAATATGAAGGACAAGTTTACGTTCCCGAAATCAATTTCATACTCATGATTGCTTGTGTTGCTGTCACTGCTGGATTCAAAACCACCACCAAAATTGGCAATGCTTATG GAATAGCAGTGGTTTTTGTAATGACACTAACTTCAGCATTGCTTGTTCTAGTCATGATCATGATATGGAAGACTAACCTGCTATTAATCATAAGCTATGTTCTTATCATTGGTTCTGTGGAGCTTCTATACTTAAGCTCAGTGCTATACAAATTCAAGGATGGAGGGTATCTTCCACTAGCATTTGCATTGTTCCTAATGTCCATAATGTACATTTGGAATGATGTGTATAGAAAAAAGTACTATTATGAATTGGATCATAAGATTTCTCCTCAAAGCCTTAAGGAAATTATTGCTAATGAAAAAAGGTTGCATAGAATCCCCGGATTTGCCATCTTCTACTCGGAGCTTGTTCAAGGAATTCCACCAATTTTCAAGCATTATGTGTCGAATATTCCGGCCTTGCATTCCGTTGTGGTGTTTATCTCGATCAAATCTTTGCCAATTAGCAAGATTTCAATGGAGGAGAGGTTCATTTTTCGCCGTGTCGAACACGACGAACTTAAGATATTTAGATGTGTTGTGAGATATGGATATACGGATGTCCGCGACGAAAAAGAGCCGTTAGAGGATTTGTTAGTTAGAAGGTTGAAGTCATTTGTTGGTGAAGTTAGGGTTCTTGATTCATCTCAAAAGGTTGAAGAGGAGAGAATGAGTGATGATGGTGGTGAAGAGACTATTATTGAGGAAATTGAGAAAGGGTTGGAAGGTGGAATTGTTCATTTGATTGGTGAGAGTGAAGTTGTTGCAAGCAAAGGAAGTGGCATTGGGAAGAAGATTTTGATAAATTATGCTtacaatttcttgaaaaagaacttGAAGCAAGGTGACAAAGTGTTTGATATTCCTCATGAGCGTAAGGTTAAAGTGGGAATGACATATGAACTTTAA
- the LOC112728511 gene encoding glutathione S-transferase, with amino-acid sequence MAAMKLHGNPMSPNSMRVAAVLYEKELDFEFVTIDMKNGEHKKEHFLSLNPFGQVPAFEDGDLKLFESRAITKYIAHEYADKGTQLIVTNDSKKMAIITLWLEVEAQQYDQVAPKLIWELHVKPLFGIPTDPKVVEENESKLSSVLGIYEKRLSETKYLGGECFTLADLHHLPTLHFLMLTQVKKLIEPLPRVSAWVADITARPAWSKVTDMLN; translated from the exons ATGGCAGCAATGAAACTCCATGGAAACCCTATGTCACCAAACTCCATGCGAGTGGCTGCTGTCTTGTATGAGAAAGAGCTTGACTTTGAGTTTGTTACTATTGACATGAAGAATGGTGAACATAAAAAGGAGCATTTTCTTTCTCTAAAT CCATTTGGTCAAGTTCCAGCATTTGAAGATGGAGACTTGAAGCTCTTTG AATCAAGGGCAATAACAAAATACATTGCACATGAATATGCTGATAAGGGGACTCAGCTAATAGTAACCAATGATTCAAAGAAGATGGCTATAATCACTCTATGGCTTGAAGTTGAAGCTCAACAATATGATCAAGTAGCTCCGAAGCTTATATGGGAGCTTCATGTTAAGCCACTCTTTGGCATCCCAACAGACCCAAAAGTTGTTGAAGAGAATGAATCAAAGCTTAGTAGTGTTCTTGGAATATATGAGAAGAGGCTCTCTGAGACAAAGTATTTGGGTGGTGAATGTTTCACTTTGGCTGATCTTCATCACCTTCCAACCCTTCATTTCTTGATGTTAACACAGGTGAAGAAGCTGATTGAGCCTCTGCCACGTGTCAGTGCTTGGGTGGCTGATATTACAGCTAGACCAGCTTGGTCTAAGGTCACTGACATGctcaattaa
- the LOC112728512 gene encoding glutathione S-transferase, with protein sequence MATMKLHGNPMSPASMRVAAVLFEKELDFEFVTIDMRNSEHKKEPFLSLNPFGQVPAFEDGDLKLFESRAITKYIAHEYADKGTQLIVTNDSKKMAIITLWLEVEAQQYDQAASKLLWELHFKPLFGIPTDPKVVEENESKLSSVLGIYEKRLSETKYLAGECFTLADLHHLPTLHFLMLTQVKKLFEPLPRVSAWVADITARPAWSKVTAMLN encoded by the exons ATGGCTACAATGAAACTCCATGGAAACCCTATGTCACCAGCCTCCATGCGAGTTGCTGCTGTCTTGTTTGAGAAAGAGCTTGATTTTGAGTTTGTTACTATTGACATGAGGAATAGTGAACATAAAAAGGAGCCTTTTCTTTCTCTCAAT CCATTTGGTCAAGTTCCAGCATTTGAAGATGGAGATTTGAAACTCTTCG AATCAAGGGCAATTACAAAATACATTGCACATGAATATGCTGATAAGGGGACTCAGCTAATAGTAACCAATGATTCAAAGAAGATGGCTATAATCACTCTATGGCTTGAAGTTGAAGCTCAACAATATGATCAAgcagcttcaaaacttctatgggAGCTTCATTTTAAGCCACTCTTTGGCATCCCAACAGACCCAAAAGTTGTTGAAGAGAATGAATCAAAGCTTAGTAGTGTTCTTGGAATATATGAGAAGAGGCTCTCTGAGACAAAGTACTTGGCTGGTGAATGTTTCACTTTGGCTGATCTTCATCACCTTCCAACCCTTCATTTCTTGATGTTAACGCAGGTGAAGAAGCTGTTTGAGCCTCTGCCACGTGTCAGTGCTTGGGTGGCTGATATTACGGCTAGGCCAGCTTGGTCTAAGGTCACTGCCATGCTCAATTAA
- the LOC112728514 gene encoding glutathione S-transferase APIC, translated as MATMKVHGNPFSMAAMRVTAVLYEKDLDFQFINIDMMNGEHKKEPFISLNPFGQVPAFEDGDLKLFESRAITKYIADAYAEKGTELIRKNDPKKMAIIGLWLEVEAHQYEQPAAKLARELHFMPLFFGIPSNPKVVEENEAKLSVVLGIYEKRLSESKYLGGECFTLADLHHLPTLHFLMMTPAKKLFEPLPRVSAWVADISARPAWLKVIAMLKN; from the exons ATGGCAACAATGAAGGTTCATGGAAACCCTTTTTCAATGGCAGCCATGCGAGTCACTGCTGTCTTGTATGAAAAAGATCTTGATTTTCAGTTTATTAATATTGACATGATGAATGGTGAACACAAAAAGGAACCCTTCATTTCCCTTAAT CCATTTGGTCAAGTTCCTGCATTTGAAGACGGAGACTTAAAGCTCTTTG AATCAAGGGCAATAACAAAATACATTGCAGATGCATATGCTGAAAAGGGTACTGAACTAATAAGAAAGAATGATCCAAAGAAGATGGCAATAATTGGGTTATGGCTTGAAGTTGAAGCTCATCAATATGAACAACCAGCTGCAAAGCTTGCAAGAGAGCTTCATTTCATGCCACTTTTCTTTGGGATACCATCAAATCCAAAAGTTGTTGAAGAGAATGAAGCTAAGCTTAGTGTTGTTCTTGGAATCTATGAAAAGAGGCTCTCTGAATCAAAGTACTTGGGTGGTGAATGTTTCACTTTGGCTGATCTTCATCACCTTCCAACCCTTCATTTCTTGATGATGACGCCGGCCAAGAAGTTGTTCGAGCCGCTGCCACGTGTCAGCGCTTGGGTGGCTGATATCTCAGCTAGGCCAGCTTGGTTAAAAGTCATTGCCATgctcaaaaattaa